A DNA window from Paenibacillus segetis contains the following coding sequences:
- a CDS encoding ParB/RepB/Spo0J family partition protein, translated as MNKRLGKGLDALFPSLAVEDDDKVVEIPLNQLRANPYQPRKTFDEEAIRELAESIRQHGVIQPIIVRSVMKGYEIIAGERRFRASQFCGKSTVPAVVRTFTDQQVMEIALIENLQRENLNAMEVAVAYQGLMDQFQLTQEELSLKVGKSRSHIANFLRLLSLPEEVKEDVSRGTLSMGHARALVGLKDAATIKQLAKQCIDHEWSVRELEDALQQLDRKKNDKPKTSNKKRDPYIDEVEDSLRERYKTTVKIKANKDKGKIEINYYSQDDLQRLLDMLS; from the coding sequence ATGAATAAAAGATTAGGGAAGGGATTAGATGCTTTATTTCCCTCACTAGCTGTTGAAGACGATGATAAAGTGGTAGAAATTCCACTAAATCAACTTCGGGCTAACCCTTATCAACCTCGTAAAACTTTTGATGAGGAAGCTATCCGGGAATTAGCAGAATCCATTCGTCAACACGGAGTTATTCAGCCAATTATTGTTCGCAGCGTGATGAAAGGGTATGAAATCATAGCTGGGGAACGTAGGTTCCGCGCTTCCCAATTTTGTGGAAAGTCAACGGTTCCTGCTGTTGTTAGAACATTTACTGATCAACAGGTTATGGAGATTGCATTAATTGAGAACTTACAACGGGAGAACTTAAATGCAATGGAAGTGGCCGTAGCTTATCAAGGGTTAATGGATCAATTCCAATTGACACAAGAAGAGTTATCTTTAAAGGTTGGAAAATCCCGTTCTCATATTGCAAATTTTTTGCGTTTGCTGTCATTGCCAGAAGAAGTTAAGGAAGATGTTTCACGTGGAACATTATCGATGGGGCATGCTAGAGCATTGGTTGGATTGAAGGACGCAGCAACGATCAAACAATTGGCTAAGCAATGTATTGACCATGAGTGGAGTGTTCGTGAATTAGAAGATGCATTGCAACAATTGGACCGCAAAAAAAATGATAAGCCAAAGACTTCCAATAAGAAGAGAGACCCGTATATTGATGAAGTCGAAGACAGTTTGCGGGAACGTTATAAAACTACGGTAAAGATCAAAGCGAACAAAGATAAAGGTAAAATTGAAATTAACTACTATAGCCAAGATGATCTACAAAGATTGTTAGATATGCTTAGCTAA
- a CDS encoding mechanosensitive ion channel family protein, whose product MEIVQAAGKWTDKIWEWFTNMDMWQSVLFAGLRVLLIFILTRIFIKIIYKVIDRSLERREKSRLQMNPRRFITVGELLKNVTSMTCNLIMVMLVMGEFGFKLAPLLAGAGVLGLAIGFGAQSLVKDVITGFFVILEDQFAVGDVIQTGTLKGTVEMIGLRSTRLVSWTGEVHIIPNGLITNVTNYSLGNALAVVDLPFSNSMKLDQSISMLRKAMLNLKENSDAVEQVPNVLGIQSLTASEFVLRIAVECPPGSKADVERIIQTYAKEALEQAEMLKG is encoded by the coding sequence ATGGAAATTGTGCAGGCTGCAGGTAAATGGACGGATAAAATATGGGAATGGTTTACAAATATGGATATGTGGCAGAGTGTTTTATTTGCCGGACTGCGCGTTTTACTCATATTTATATTGACGAGAATTTTTATAAAGATCATATATAAAGTAATCGATCGTTCTTTGGAACGCCGAGAGAAAAGTCGCTTACAAATGAATCCTCGTAGATTCATCACGGTGGGAGAGCTGTTGAAAAATGTAACCTCGATGACTTGCAATCTTATCATGGTAATGTTAGTGATGGGGGAATTTGGGTTCAAGTTAGCTCCTTTATTGGCAGGAGCAGGGGTGTTAGGATTAGCGATAGGTTTTGGTGCTCAAAGTTTAGTAAAGGATGTTATTACTGGATTTTTCGTCATATTAGAGGATCAATTTGCGGTTGGAGATGTTATCCAGACGGGGACGCTGAAAGGAACAGTAGAAATGATTGGTTTACGTTCAACGAGGTTGGTCAGCTGGACTGGTGAAGTACACATTATCCCGAATGGTCTTATTACAAATGTGACCAATTATTCTCTAGGTAACGCTTTAGCGGTGGTTGATTTACCTTTTAGTAATAGCATGAAGCTGGATCAGAGCATCTCCATGTTACGGAAAGCTATGCTTAATCTCAAAGAGAACAGTGATGCTGTAGAGCAAGTTCCAAATGTTTTGGGGATTCAATCGTTGACGGCAAGTGAGTTTGTGCTACGGATTGCAGTGGAGTGTCCTCCAGGTTCAAAAGCGGATGTAGAACGAATAATTCAGACCTATGCGAAGGAAGCATTGGAACAAGCTGAGATGTTAAAGGGTTAA
- the yyaC gene encoding spore protease YyaC has product MLGQEISCLKVPHTEPGIHSAIIHRLLLHFAKLSPGQEIVVVCIGTDRSTGDCLGPLVGTSLSKFASPHFHLFGTLEEPVHAMNLNDTLELINQKFRNPFIIGIDACLGQTSSVGSIQVVQGPLRPGAGVNKQLPPVGDIHLTGIVNVGGFMEYFVLQNTRLSLVMRLSEIISSSLYTAIKEWNREFIPFIRREQ; this is encoded by the coding sequence ATGCTAGGACAAGAGATTTCCTGCTTAAAAGTCCCCCATACGGAACCTGGAATTCACTCAGCAATCATTCATCGATTACTGCTTCATTTCGCCAAGCTATCTCCCGGTCAGGAGATCGTTGTTGTATGCATTGGGACAGACCGCTCTACAGGTGATTGTCTTGGCCCTCTTGTCGGGACTTCTCTATCCAAATTTGCAAGTCCCCACTTCCATCTGTTCGGTACATTAGAAGAACCAGTTCATGCCATGAATTTAAATGACACACTAGAACTAATTAACCAGAAATTTCGCAACCCGTTCATCATCGGTATTGATGCTTGTCTGGGACAGACGAGTAGTGTGGGTTCAATTCAGGTCGTACAGGGACCATTGCGCCCTGGAGCTGGCGTAAATAAACAATTACCGCCGGTCGGCGATATCCATCTTACAGGCATCGTCAATGTCGGCGGCTTCATGGAATATTTCGTATTGCAAAATACACGACTAAGTCTAGTGATGCGCTTATCTGAAATTATTTCGAGTAGTCTCTATACCGCGATCAAGGAATGGAATCGGGAATTCATCCCTTTTATTCGGCGAGAGCAATAG
- a CDS encoding DUF951 domain-containing protein: protein MERKQFQLGDIVQMKKNHPCGSSEMEIIRMGMDIRIKCVGCKHSVLVPRAKFEKNMRKVLRSTASKVEGNTDVIE from the coding sequence ATGGAACGGAAACAGTTTCAATTAGGTGATATCGTACAAATGAAGAAGAATCATCCTTGCGGTAGTTCTGAGATGGAGATCATTCGGATGGGGATGGACATAAGGATCAAATGCGTAGGATGTAAACACAGTGTGCTTGTTCCCCGGGCCAAATTTGAGAAGAATATGCGCAAAGTGCTGCGGTCTACAGCATCTAAGGTAGAGGGTAATACCGACGTAATCGAGTAA
- a CDS encoding ParA family protein, protein MSKIIAIANQKGGVGKTTTSVNLGAGLAAIGKKVLLIDIDPQGNTTSGVGINKADVANCIYDVLINEVNPKEAISSTQVDGLDIIPATIQLAGAEIELVPTISREFRLKKSIQQVKHLYDYIIIDCPPSLGILTINSLTAADSVLIPIQCEYYALEGLSQLLNTVRLVQKQLNTSLQIEGVLLTMFDARTNLGIQVIEEVKKYFQQKVYKTVIPRNVRLSEAPSYGQSIITYDPRSKGAEVYLELAKEVVSYE, encoded by the coding sequence TTGTCCAAAATCATTGCCATTGCTAACCAAAAGGGAGGCGTCGGTAAAACGACAACTTCTGTAAATTTGGGGGCGGGACTTGCTGCGATTGGTAAAAAAGTACTGCTCATCGACATTGATCCGCAAGGTAACACGACAAGTGGAGTTGGAATTAATAAAGCGGATGTCGCCAATTGTATTTATGATGTGCTGATTAACGAAGTGAATCCGAAAGAAGCAATTTCTAGTACTCAGGTTGATGGATTGGATATTATTCCTGCTACGATTCAGTTAGCAGGGGCGGAGATCGAATTAGTTCCCACGATTTCTCGTGAATTCAGGTTGAAGAAGTCTATTCAACAAGTCAAACATTTATATGATTATATTATTATTGACTGCCCACCTTCTTTAGGTATTCTTACGATCAATTCTCTTACTGCAGCCGATTCTGTACTTATTCCAATTCAATGTGAGTACTATGCGTTGGAAGGTCTAAGTCAATTACTCAATACAGTACGACTCGTTCAGAAGCAATTGAATACCTCATTGCAAATTGAAGGGGTATTATTAACGATGTTCGATGCCCGTACAAACTTAGGTATTCAGGTTATTGAAGAAGTTAAGAAATATTTTCAACAGAAAGTTTACAAGACCGTTATTCCTCGGAATGTGCGCTTAAGTGAAGCGCCGTCATACGGTCAATCAATCATTACGTATGATCCACGGTCAAAAGGTGCAGAGGTATATTTAGAGTTGGCAAAGGAAGTGGTCTCCTATGAATAA
- a CDS encoding aminotransferase class V-fold PLP-dependent enzyme has translation MDKKSVIYLDHAATSWPKPPGVGVAMLNTLEGAAASSGRGNHGMALQAGRILYKARTKLAKLFNIPNPNDIAFTSNTTTALNLAIKGYLKPGDHVIATMIEHNSVRRPLEYLKRTQGISVDYVAVNEQGELDLEVVEQTFKPQTRMMICSHSSNLLGSILPVEKLSEIAHNHGVVFLVDAAQTAGVYPVDVQEMGIDMLAFPGHKGLLGPQGTGGLYIHPSLELEPLLHGGTGSQSEELEQPSVRPDRYEAGTANTVGIAGLAAGVEFVLNQGVSSIYQHEWELTQALMEGLGDIPNVILLGPNRGKPRTGIVSFNLENRDAAEIAFILDKQYNIAVRAGYHCTPLGHQSAGTSMGGAVRVSVGYDTTYEEIGSLISAIRLIAT, from the coding sequence TTGGACAAGAAATCAGTTATATATTTGGATCATGCTGCAACGTCTTGGCCGAAACCTCCTGGAGTAGGGGTGGCAATGTTAAACACATTAGAAGGTGCTGCGGCAAGTTCAGGTCGTGGGAATCATGGAATGGCATTGCAAGCTGGTAGAATATTGTACAAGGCACGAACCAAACTTGCTAAGCTGTTTAATATTCCCAACCCCAACGATATTGCATTTACTTCCAATACGACAACAGCTCTTAATCTGGCGATCAAAGGTTACTTGAAACCGGGTGACCATGTTATCGCAACGATGATTGAACATAATTCGGTAAGAAGACCGCTTGAATATTTAAAAAGAACTCAAGGCATAAGTGTTGATTATGTAGCGGTAAATGAGCAAGGAGAATTAGATCTAGAGGTTGTAGAACAAACGTTCAAACCACAGACACGAATGATGATTTGCTCACATAGTTCAAACTTGCTTGGAAGCATATTGCCAGTAGAAAAATTAAGTGAAATCGCTCATAATCATGGTGTTGTGTTTTTGGTGGATGCTGCACAGACAGCGGGAGTATATCCTGTAGATGTCCAAGAAATGGGAATCGATATGTTGGCCTTTCCAGGTCATAAAGGATTGCTCGGTCCTCAAGGAACTGGAGGGCTATACATTCATCCGAGTCTTGAGTTAGAACCGTTGTTGCATGGAGGTACTGGTAGTCAATCAGAGGAGCTAGAGCAACCTTCAGTACGACCGGATCGGTATGAGGCAGGGACCGCTAATACAGTAGGAATTGCAGGCTTAGCAGCTGGAGTAGAGTTTGTTCTGAACCAAGGGGTTTCCAGTATATACCAACATGAATGGGAGTTGACTCAGGCTCTTATGGAGGGGCTGGGGGATATACCGAACGTGATCTTACTAGGTCCAAACCGTGGAAAACCTAGGACGGGGATTGTCTCATTTAACTTGGAGAATCGAGATGCAGCGGAAATCGCTTTTATATTAGACAAACAATATAATATTGCAGTTCGGGCTGGATACCATTGTACTCCACTTGGACATCAGAGTGCCGGAACATCGATGGGCGGAGCAGTGCGGGTGAGTGTGGGATATGACACGACATATGAAGAAATTGGGAGTTTAATCTCAGCCATACGATTGATAGCAACGTGA
- the rsmG gene encoding 16S rRNA (guanine(527)-N(7))-methyltransferase RsmG, giving the protein MDSIQSHFHHLLLEHQIDLNEEQLNQFEIYFQELVSWNEKMNLTGITEREQVYIKHFYDSVTLSFYLNISDISNLADIGSGAGFPGIPLKICFPHLKLTIVDSLNKRIQFLQNVVDKLGLQNVELIHGRAEDIARKDHLRDAFDLVTARAVARMAVLNEFCLPFVKPGGIFAAMKGNDPSDEIKEAKRSMSELKGKLSGNHHFTLPLENSERHIIMISKTNSTPKKYPRKAGTPIKTPII; this is encoded by the coding sequence GTGGATTCCATACAATCCCATTTCCATCATTTGTTACTTGAGCATCAAATCGATCTTAATGAAGAACAATTGAACCAATTTGAGATCTATTTTCAAGAATTAGTCTCTTGGAATGAAAAAATGAATTTAACAGGGATAACCGAGCGAGAGCAGGTTTATATTAAGCATTTCTATGATTCTGTGACGCTTTCCTTCTATTTAAATATCTCGGACATATCTAACCTAGCTGATATTGGTTCCGGTGCAGGGTTTCCAGGTATTCCTTTAAAAATCTGTTTCCCTCACTTGAAATTAACGATTGTTGATTCATTGAACAAAAGGATTCAGTTTTTACAAAATGTAGTAGATAAATTAGGGCTGCAAAATGTCGAGCTTATTCATGGTCGTGCAGAGGATATTGCTCGTAAAGATCATTTAAGGGATGCATTTGATCTAGTAACAGCTCGTGCTGTAGCACGTATGGCTGTGCTGAATGAATTTTGTCTACCTTTTGTGAAACCAGGTGGGATTTTCGCTGCTATGAAGGGTAACGATCCAAGTGATGAGATTAAAGAGGCAAAACGCAGTATGTCTGAACTAAAGGGCAAATTGTCTGGTAATCATCACTTCACATTGCCACTTGAGAACTCTGAGAGACATATCATTATGATTAGTAAAACAAATTCAACACCGAAGAAATATCCCCGAAAAGCGGGAACACCGATCAAAACTCCCATAATATAA
- the noc gene encoding nucleoid occlusion protein, which translates to MKEQFSKLFGLTERSSGEEVKQVPVGEIVGSPYQPRTIFDEDKIDELCQTIRTLGVIQPIVVRYRNDKYEIIAGERRWRAVKKLGLETIPAILKDFNDSQAASIALIENLQREGLTSIEEALAYQNLIDLHQLTQESLAQRLGKSQSTIANKIRLLHLPEVVKNALMERKITERHARALLSLDTEELQIKVLNEIISKELNVKQSEARIAFYKQVSNNKKSSKRISFTKDVRLALNTIRQSIDMVSGSGLQIKTDESDHDDHYEIVIRIPKK; encoded by the coding sequence ATGAAAGAACAATTTTCTAAATTGTTTGGTTTAACCGAACGATCCAGTGGCGAAGAAGTGAAGCAAGTTCCGGTTGGGGAGATCGTTGGTAGTCCCTATCAACCACGGACTATATTTGATGAGGACAAGATTGATGAGTTGTGTCAAACGATTCGTACCCTTGGAGTTATTCAACCTATTGTTGTTCGTTATCGCAATGATAAGTATGAAATAATAGCTGGGGAACGACGTTGGCGTGCTGTGAAAAAGTTAGGGCTTGAGACGATACCGGCCATTTTGAAGGATTTTAATGACTCACAGGCGGCGTCCATTGCACTGATTGAGAATCTACAACGTGAAGGGCTAACTTCTATTGAGGAGGCTTTAGCCTATCAGAATTTGATAGATTTACATCAATTGACTCAAGAAAGCTTGGCTCAGCGACTTGGAAAGAGCCAGTCTACCATCGCCAACAAAATCAGACTTCTTCATCTTCCTGAAGTTGTAAAGAATGCATTGATGGAACGTAAGATTACGGAACGTCATGCTAGGGCACTATTGTCGCTTGATACTGAAGAATTACAAATAAAAGTACTTAACGAAATTATTAGTAAAGAATTAAACGTAAAACAAAGTGAAGCTCGTATTGCATTTTATAAACAAGTCTCCAATAACAAGAAGTCTTCGAAACGAATTTCGTTTACGAAAGATGTGAGATTGGCGCTAAATACGATTCGTCAATCTATTGATATGGTGTCAGGTTCTGGATTACAGATTAAGACAGATGAAAGTGATCATGATGATCATTATGAAATTGTAATCCGCATTCCTAAGAAATGA
- a CDS encoding DUF4446 family protein encodes MTEWNNLISDQLVWIVGGLVVIMLWLFIWNIAQGAKLRKIRKKYEAMMNGSGIDNLEDLLIDLKVQQGKIEDAQEEQQRQLVSVQSLLPKQIGKIGIKRYNAFSERGSDLSFSVAFINDEKDGVVITGLYNRDGSYVYAKGLVKGESPHALSTEEKEAIALAE; translated from the coding sequence ATGACGGAATGGAATAATTTAATTTCTGATCAGTTGGTGTGGATTGTAGGTGGGCTGGTAGTAATAATGTTGTGGTTATTCATTTGGAATATCGCTCAGGGTGCAAAACTGCGTAAGATACGTAAAAAATACGAAGCGATGATGAATGGCTCGGGGATAGACAATTTAGAGGACCTTCTCATCGATTTGAAGGTTCAGCAAGGTAAGATAGAGGATGCACAAGAAGAACAACAGCGGCAGCTAGTTAGTGTGCAAAGTCTACTACCGAAGCAAATCGGAAAAATTGGAATTAAACGTTATAATGCGTTTTCTGAACGCGGTAGTGACCTTAGCTTCTCCGTAGCTTTCATAAACGATGAGAAAGACGGGGTAGTCATTACTGGTCTATATAATCGAGATGGTTCATATGTCTATGCCAAAGGACTTGTTAAAGGCGAGTCACCACATGCACTATCAACTGAAGAAAAAGAAGCTATTGCTCTCGCCGAATAA
- a CDS encoding DUF3343 domain-containing protein gives MEMWLVMAFDSTQQALRAEMLLEYAEIEIDLFPTPKEITAGCALSIQFPSDSLTAVKEIIKQEGVEIRGIYSKSAVGYDNIRL, from the coding sequence ATGGAGATGTGGCTTGTCATGGCGTTTGATTCCACTCAGCAGGCATTACGCGCCGAAATGTTGCTGGAATATGCTGAGATAGAGATTGATTTATTCCCTACACCTAAGGAGATTACAGCTGGATGTGCGCTATCTATCCAATTTCCTAGTGACTCCTTAACTGCGGTCAAAGAAATAATTAAGCAAGAAGGCGTGGAGATTCGTGGGATTTACTCCAAGAGTGCAGTGGGATATGATAATATCAGGCTTTAG
- the mnmE gene encoding tRNA uridine-5-carboxymethylaminomethyl(34) synthesis GTPase MnmE gives MLSDTIAAISTAVGESGIAVIRISGPEAITEVGRLFRSKTKLEDADSHTVHYGFIIDPNSNEKLEEVLVSVFRAPRSFTTEDVVEISTHGGIISVKRVMDLLLEQREIRLAEPGEFTKRAFLNGRIDLTQAEAVIDLIRSKSDRAFSVALKQVEGDLSRKITSLRYTLVETLAHIEVNIDYPEHDVESMTMEFIRNKCAEVTEGIEQLLKNANQGKILREGITTAIVGRPNVGKSSLLNALARENKAIVTDIPGTTRDVIEEFVTINNIPLKLLDTAGIRETMDIVEQIGVERSKAAVNEADLILLVLNSADLLHEDEIKLMEQLKGRPTIVLLNKIDLPQQLDRDVVSRYFPKEAIVELSVKTSEGLDHLEEAISQLFFGGKLESGDLTYVSNVRHIALLKQAKKSLADAYEATEMGVPIDILQIDVRLAWEQLGEVIGDSAPDALIDQIFSQFCLGK, from the coding sequence ATGTTGAGTGATACAATAGCCGCCATTTCGACGGCGGTGGGGGAGAGCGGAATTGCGGTCATTCGGATCAGCGGTCCAGAGGCGATCACTGAGGTTGGTCGTCTATTTCGCTCAAAGACGAAGTTAGAGGATGCAGATAGTCATACGGTGCATTATGGTTTTATCATTGACCCGAATTCAAATGAAAAGCTGGAAGAGGTGCTGGTGTCGGTCTTTAGAGCACCACGTTCGTTCACAACAGAAGATGTGGTGGAGATCAGTACGCACGGCGGGATTATTTCAGTTAAGCGAGTGATGGATTTGCTGCTGGAGCAACGGGAGATTCGTTTGGCTGAGCCGGGCGAGTTTACGAAGCGCGCTTTTTTGAATGGAAGGATTGATTTAACTCAGGCAGAGGCAGTGATTGACTTGATCCGCTCGAAATCGGATCGGGCGTTCTCGGTCGCTTTGAAGCAGGTGGAAGGAGATCTGTCGCGAAAAATAACTTCGTTACGTTACACGCTGGTGGAGACGTTGGCACATATTGAAGTTAATATTGATTATCCGGAACATGACGTAGAATCGATGACGATGGAGTTTATTCGCAACAAGTGCGCGGAAGTGACGGAAGGAATAGAGCAACTTTTAAAGAATGCGAATCAGGGCAAAATCCTCCGTGAAGGGATTACCACAGCTATCGTTGGACGTCCTAATGTTGGTAAATCTTCGCTACTGAATGCGTTAGCAAGGGAAAATAAAGCGATTGTAACGGATATCCCAGGAACAACGCGTGATGTTATTGAGGAGTTTGTAACGATCAATAATATTCCTCTGAAGCTACTTGATACAGCGGGAATCCGCGAAACGATGGATATCGTAGAGCAAATTGGTGTTGAGCGATCAAAGGCTGCTGTAAATGAGGCTGATTTAATTTTACTAGTTCTAAACAGTGCGGATCTTTTGCATGAAGATGAAATTAAGCTGATGGAACAGCTTAAGGGCCGTCCAACGATTGTATTGCTGAATAAGATCGATTTACCACAACAATTAGACCGGGATGTAGTGTCTCGTTATTTTCCAAAAGAGGCTATCGTAGAGTTGTCTGTGAAGACAAGTGAGGGATTGGATCATTTAGAGGAAGCTATCTCACAGTTGTTCTTTGGGGGCAAGCTTGAGTCTGGAGACCTTACCTATGTAAGCAATGTTCGTCATATCGCACTACTCAAACAGGCGAAGAAGTCACTAGCGGATGCTTATGAGGCAACGGAGATGGGAGTACCGATTGATATCCTGCAAATTGATGTACGACTTGCTTGGGAGCAGTTGGGTGAAGTCATTGGAGATTCAGCGCCAGATGCTCTGATCGACCAAATTTTCTCACAATTTTGTTTGGGTAAATAA
- the mnmG gene encoding tRNA uridine-5-carboxymethylaminomethyl(34) synthesis enzyme MnmG, which translates to MSYHAGSYDVIVVGAGHAGSEAALAAARMGCITLMITINLDMVAFMPCNPSIGGPAKGHVVREVDALGGEMGRNIDKTFIQMRMLNTGKGPAVHALRAQADKFLYQHAMKETMEKEPNLTLRQGMVEELIVEEGQCVGVVTKTGAEYRAKSVVVTTGTYLRGRVIMGELTYESGPNNQQPSVNLSHNLKEHGLELVRFKTGTPPRVHKDTIDFSQTEIQPGDDKIKFFSYETKESDNEQLPCWLTYTSSDTHDIINANLHRAPMYTGVIEGTGPRYCPSIEDKIVRFSDKPKHQIFLEPEGKNTSEYYVQGLSTSMPEDVQLQMLRSIPGLQNVEMMRNGYAIEYDAVVPTQLWPSLETKKIPGLFTAGQINGTSGYEEAAGQGVMAGINAARKAQGKEPVVLDRSQGYIGVMIDDLVTKGTNEPYRLLTSRAEYRLLLRHDNADLRLTPIGHEIGLVPEDRYQRFLDKKEKIEQEIIRLQKTSVSPSAINSLLESIGSTPITDGSNLLTILRRPEVNYAHISSYFPAEAELDEDMMEQVEIQIKYAGYIEKQETQVAKLQKMEKKKIPEKIKYEDVHGLAIEACQKLAKIRPISIGQASRISGVTPADISILLVYLEHFNRVTAAGG; encoded by the coding sequence GTGAGCTATCATGCAGGTAGTTATGATGTGATTGTCGTTGGCGCCGGGCATGCGGGTAGTGAAGCAGCACTTGCTGCTGCACGCATGGGTTGTATTACGCTGATGATCACGATCAATTTGGATATGGTTGCATTTATGCCATGTAATCCGTCGATTGGAGGTCCAGCTAAGGGCCATGTCGTCCGTGAGGTCGACGCATTAGGCGGGGAAATGGGGCGTAATATCGATAAAACCTTTATTCAGATGCGGATGCTGAACACAGGTAAAGGACCTGCTGTTCATGCACTTCGCGCACAAGCTGATAAATTTTTGTACCAGCACGCCATGAAAGAAACGATGGAGAAGGAACCCAATTTGACGCTTCGCCAAGGAATGGTTGAGGAGTTGATCGTTGAAGAGGGACAATGTGTTGGTGTAGTTACTAAGACGGGCGCTGAATATCGTGCTAAATCTGTTGTTGTGACAACGGGAACCTATTTACGCGGTAGAGTAATTATGGGTGAACTAACTTATGAGAGTGGTCCTAATAACCAGCAGCCTTCGGTTAATTTATCACATAATTTGAAAGAGCATGGGCTTGAGTTAGTTCGGTTCAAGACAGGAACCCCTCCACGTGTTCATAAAGATACGATTGATTTTTCTCAAACGGAGATTCAGCCAGGGGATGACAAGATCAAATTTTTCTCCTATGAGACAAAAGAGTCAGACAATGAGCAATTGCCTTGTTGGTTAACATATACTTCAAGCGACACACATGACATTATTAATGCTAACCTTCACCGTGCACCGATGTATACCGGGGTTATTGAGGGGACTGGACCACGTTATTGTCCTTCGATCGAGGATAAAATTGTACGTTTCAGCGATAAGCCGAAGCATCAGATTTTCTTAGAGCCAGAAGGTAAGAATACCTCTGAATATTATGTCCAAGGCTTGTCAACGAGTATGCCAGAGGATGTTCAACTGCAAATGTTACGTTCCATCCCAGGACTACAGAATGTTGAGATGATGCGTAACGGATACGCTATTGAATATGATGCGGTTGTTCCAACACAGTTGTGGCCTTCTTTGGAAACGAAGAAGATTCCAGGTCTCTTTACAGCGGGGCAAATTAATGGGACTTCAGGTTATGAAGAGGCAGCAGGTCAAGGAGTTATGGCAGGGATTAACGCTGCTCGTAAAGCACAAGGTAAAGAACCCGTTGTTCTGGATCGTTCACAGGGCTACATTGGTGTCATGATTGATGATCTGGTGACAAAAGGTACGAATGAACCTTATCGCTTGCTTACCTCACGTGCAGAGTATAGACTTTTGCTCCGTCATGATAATGCGGATCTACGTTTGACTCCGATTGGCCATGAGATTGGTTTGGTTCCGGAAGATCGATATCAACGGTTTTTGGATAAAAAAGAGAAGATTGAACAGGAAATTATTCGGTTACAGAAGACTTCCGTTTCTCCTTCAGCCATTAACTCATTGCTCGAATCTATTGGTTCGACGCCAATTACGGATGGTAGTAATTTACTGACGATACTTCGTCGTCCTGAAGTTAACTATGCTCACATCAGTTCATATTTTCCTGCGGAAGCAGAACTGGATGAGGACATGATGGAACAAGTTGAAATTCAAATTAAATATGCCGGTTACATTGAGAAGCAAGAGACACAAGTCGCTAAATTACAAAAAATGGAAAAGAAAAAGATTCCTGAAAAGATCAAATACGAAGATGTGCATGGTCTTGCGATTGAAGCATGTCAAAAGCTAGCGAAGATACGTCCAATTTCTATCGGTCAAGCTTCGCGTATATCTGGCGTTACTCCAGCCGATATTTCTATTTTATTGGTATATCTGGAGCATTTTAACCGGGTTACCGCAGCGGGAGGGTAA